In Raphanus sativus cultivar WK10039 chromosome 5, ASM80110v3, whole genome shotgun sequence, the following proteins share a genomic window:
- the LOC108856462 gene encoding pentatricopeptide repeat-containing protein At1g08070, chloroplastic produces the protein MQNAAAVVPPSSVLHYHHHHHHLLSLFRSSETIEEAKTLHCLSLKTGTFNHSSVSSRLLSLYTARPINDLTYARSVFDRIQSPSLPLWNMMIKCYVENHRSHEAIRLFSHLLTEFSPDNFTLPCVLKGCSRLCAVEEGKQIHGVSLKLGLTSDKFVQSSLVSLYSKCGVLDCARKVFDKMSEKDLVSWNSLIDGYARSGDVETAMNLFDEIPDRDSYSWTALLHGFSKSGQIEAARDVFDKMPTKSLVAWNAMINAYMRSGDFESACGLFKIMPERNLITWNTVIGGYESNGRFEEALSMFVRMLKEEDDLKPNDATYTSLISAVAASAILSTAKWVHSYMVKNGIGSDGVMGTLLIEMYSKCGSIESALTTFRSIHRKKLGHWNSVIVGLGMHGMSDVALELFKQMQDSGIKPNAVTFVGLLNACSHVGYVDEARFYFDLMVKEYKVERKIEHYGCLVDALCRTGNLREAKTTIQNMPMRPNKVIWMSLLRGARNYLDIEMGEYAAHHLIDSAPESHVPLSNMYAAAGKWEKVSEVRETMKKKRIKKKAGWSLIEQKGVIHRFIVGDRSHPQTVEIYAKLKEMREKLKAAGHIADTRQVLLRIEDEKEKEVELELHSERLAIAYALINNSNGPIRVLKNLTVCNDCHSVTKLLSRIYQRDIIVRDNSRFHHFRDGSCSCNDFW, from the coding sequence ATGCAGAATGCAGCAGCGGTGGTACCGCCATCCTCCGTCCTccactaccaccaccaccatcaccacCTCTTATCCCTCTTCAGATCCTCAGAAACAATAGAAGAAGCTAAGACGCTTCACTGTTTATCTCTCAAAACCGGTACTTTCAATCACTCTTCCGTCTCTTCCCGCCTTCTCTCCCTCTACACCGCCCGACCTATCAACGACCTAACCTACGCTCGCTCCGTTTTCGATAGGATCCAAAGCCCTTCTCTCCCCTTATGGAACATGATGATCAAATGCTACGTCGAAAACCATCGCTCCCACGAAGCAATCCGTTTGTTCTCTCATCTTCTCACTGAGTTCTCCCCCGATAACTTCACGTTGCCTTGCGTCTTAAAGGGCTGTTCTCGTCTGTGTGCGGTTGAAGAAGGGAAGCAAATCCATGGGGTTTCTCTGAAGCTTGGTCTCACCTCGGATAAGTTCGTTCAGAGCAGTTTGGTGAGTTTGTATTCGAAATGTGGCGTCCTTGACTGTGCACGCAAGGTGTTTGATAAAATGTCTGAGAAAGATTTGGTTTCTTGGAACTCTTTGATTGACGGTTACGCTCGTAGCGGCGACGTTGAAACCGCAATGAACCTGTTCGATGAAATTCCCGACAGAGATTCGTATTCCTGGACCGCCTTGCTCCACGGGTTCTCGAAATCAGGGCAAATCGAGGCTGCTAGAGATGTGTTTGATAAGATGCCAACAAAGAGTTTGGTGGCATGGAACGCGATGATCAACGCGTATATGAGATCAGGGGATTTCGAATCAGCTTGTGGACTGTTTAAGATCATGCCTGAGAGGAATTTGATCACGTGGAACACAGTTATTGGGGGATACGAGAGTAATGGTCGGTTTGAAGAAGCTTTGAGTATGTTTGTCAGAATGTTAAAGGAGGAAGATGATCTGAAGCCTAACGATGCAACATATACAAGTCTAATCTCTGCCGTGGCTGCATCCGCTATTCTTAGCACAGCAAAATGGGTTCATTCGTACATGGTCAAGAACGGGATTGGATCCGATGGTGTGATGGGGACTTTGCTGATAGAAATGTATTCCAAGTGTGGAAGCATCGAGAGTGCTTTAACAACATTCAGATCGATACATAGAAAGAAGTTGGGTCATTGGAACTCGGTTATTGTTGGACTAGGGATGCACGGGATGTCGGATGTAGCGTTGGAACTATTCAAACAGATGCAAGATAGTGGCATCAAGCCCAACGCAGTGACCTTTGTAGGGTTGTTGAACGCTTGTAGTCACGTCGGATATGTAGATGAAGCTCGTTTCTACTTTGATTTGATGGTAAAAGAGTATAAAGTTGAGCGTAAGATTGAGCATTACGGTTGCCTAGTTGATGCGTTATGCAGGACTGGGAATCTCCGAGAGGCGAAAACCACTATCCAAAACATGCCAATGAGACCAAACAAAGTAATCTGGATGAGCCTTTTACGCGGAGCCAGGAACTATTTAGATATTGAGATGGGTGAGTACGCGGCGCATCATTTGATAGATTCAGCTCCAGAGTCCCATGTTCCTCTGTCGAATATGTATGCAGCTGCGGGAAAATGGGAGAAAGTTTCCGAAGTCAGAGAGActatgaagaagaaaaggatCAAGAAGAAAGCAGGCTGGAGTTTGATTGAGCAAAAAGGTGTGATTCACAGATTTATTGTAGGAGACAGATCGCATCCACAAACAGTGGAAATATATGCAAAGTTAAAGGAGATGAGGGAGAAGCTGAAAGCGGCGGGCCACATCGCGGATACTAGACAGGTTCTGTTGCGGATAGAAGacgagaaagagaaagaggttGAACTGGAGCTGCATAGTGAGAGATTGGCTATAGCTTACGCTCTAATCAACAACAGCAACGGTCCAATAAGGGTTCTGAAAAACCTAACGGTATGTAATGATTGTCATTCTGTGACTAAGTTGCTATCTCGTATCTATCAACGAGATATCATTGTGAGAGACAATAGTAGATTCCATCACTTCAGAGACGGATCTTGTTCTTGCAATGACTTCTGGTGA